One uncultured Carboxylicivirga sp. genomic window, ATACTGGGTGTTATACTGACTTTAATATCAGCACCATTTCTTAGCCAATTATCGTTTGGCGATCATAGCCATACCTTATCATTTATTTTGATATCATCAACTTTTATTTTTGGTGCATTGACCGGAGGTATCTACACTCTTTTAAGAGGACTAAGAAAAATTTCTTTATTGGCAAAGGCTAGTATTTATGGGTCTGTTTTAGGACTTTTTGTTATTATACCTGTATATTATTATTGGGGTATTAAAGGAGTGGTGCCAGCTATTATTTTAACATCGTTTTTTAGCTATTTGGTTTCACTTTATTTTAAACGTAAAGTACCTATTGAGATCATACCTATTACCTGGCATGAAACATTTGTACAAGGTAAAGGAATGGTATTTCTTGGAATTAGTTTATCAGTTAGTGCAATATTAAGTACAGCCAATAATTATTTGCTTAATGCAATCATTACCAGACTGGGGAGTCTTAGTGATTTGGGGTTATACAATGCAGGAATGACCATAATGAGTAGTTATGTTGGAATGATATTTACTGCAATGGGGATGGATTATTTCCCCAAGTTATCTGAAAATATTGATGATGAAAAAAAGTGGCAAGATGTGGTTAATCAGCAAGGTGAAATCCAGATTTTAATTTTAGGTCCGATTCTGACTTTAATGGTTGCAACAGCTCCAATACTAATTCAAATAATACTGAGTCAGGAATTTATGTCGACAATTCATTTTTTATTGTTTGCATCTTTAGCCATACCTTTAAAAAGTTTGGTTTGGATACAGGGATTTATTATTATGGCAAAGGGCGAAAATAGATTATTCTTGTTAACCGAGATTCTGGCAAATATTGTTTTCTTAGTATTAAACGTCTTGTTCTATAAATATTTTGGAATTACCGGTTTAGGGATTTCCATGTTTCTTGGCTTTTTAGTTTCTTTAATTATAATGATGATAGTCGCAAAGAGTAAATTTAATTTTATGCTTTCCCGTTCTTTGATATTGCTTACTATTTCTTATTCAATTTTAATAGGTGTTTCGATTAGCGGTGTATTATTAATGGATTATCCCAGAGCATATTTATCAGGATTTTTGATGGTTATAATCGCTGGGTATATTGCTTATAAGGAACTCAACAAGCGA contains:
- a CDS encoding oligosaccharide flippase family protein, coding for MDKKKSAFRQIFKATSIFGGVQVFNIIISLVRGKLIAVLIGTTGMGLNGLLNSGINLIKIISGLGLEQSAIKDISNASGSNDLIRIRTVYSIFRRWIWITGILGVILTLISAPFLSQLSFGDHSHTLSFILISSTFIFGALTGGIYTLLRGLRKISLLAKASIYGSVLGLFVIIPVYYYWGIKGVVPAIILTSFFSYLVSLYFKRKVPIEIIPITWHETFVQGKGMVFLGISLSVSAILSTANNYLLNAIITRLGSLSDLGLYNAGMTIMSSYVGMIFTAMGMDYFPKLSENIDDEKKWQDVVNQQGEIQILILGPILTLMVATAPILIQIILSQEFMSTIHFLLFASLAIPLKSLVWIQGFIIMAKGENRLFLLTEILANIVFLVLNVLFYKYFGITGLGISMFLGFLVSLIIMMIVAKSKFNFMLSRSLILLTISYSILIGVSISGVLLMDYPRAYLSGFLMVIIAGYIAYKELNKRLDIKDLLHSFISKRNKN